The stretch of DNA GAAAAACGCGAGATGATTTTGAGAGACGATAAGGAGAGATCGTGGCCAGTAGTTCTGGGGAGAATGGGACACCACGTTGGTCTTCTGCGAGGTTGGCAAGCATTTCAGATGGCTAAAGGTCTGAAAGAAGGAGATGCATACAAGTTTGAGCTGATTAAGAGTGGGAAAAAACCCATCGCCAAATTCTATTGTAAGTGTCGTTTTTCTTCCATTTGTTTTAGCGGTTttgaaggcaaaaacttgtgttttTCTTGCACATATGGCAATGGGACCTAATGGCGATTGCAGCAGGTCCCTTTtctggagaagaagattgaaggAAGCTGTTGCAGGCATGTTCTGATTGAAACTTAAAGAGCTGGTTTTTacatcaaaaagttaattagttcttttttttttttttttttttNCAGCTGTGTGGatccaaaataaaaagtacattatttttgtactgaaggaacattatttttgtactgtaggtacattattttagggtacattatttttgtactgaaggtacattatttgatatatactatcaaataatgtacctacagtacaaaaataatgtaccttcagtacaaaaataatgtactttttatttttggtccacacagctgtttggtccacacagctgtgtggaccatggtccatgcaataatttgccttctGGTGCCGGGTCTATGTTGGAGCCATTTACAATAtatccatcaataataataattgttatttacacatatataacatatatatgacATTCAACCTAATGGGGTAGCTTAAGTGGTAAGTGAGCTTTCTTTGTGGGGAATAATTTTGGGGAAACCTGGGttcaacaaactgttcaatttTCTGCTGTAACAATGGTGCACTTGTTCATTTCTGTAAGATTGatgtttcttatttttttttggggtatgTGAATGGTTGAACCAATAGCACGAGATACTACTTCAACCCCGCCTGCTGGTCATCCTTACTTTGTTTCCACTATAAAACCGTACTGCCTCAATATGCAACATCTGGTAAGAGTATCCTCAAATGCAGAAGTTGAGCATATATGGGCAACATGTTTATGCATTATAGCTGTGAATCTTGAATGTGTTGCAAAACTTCTGCAGTATCTTCCCATGGAGTTTGCGAGGTCCAATGGCCTAGTGACAGCAGAAAAGCGTGAGATGATTTTAAGAGACGATAAAGAAAGATCGTGGTCAGTAGTTGTGGGGAGAGAAGGCCATCAATTCAGTCTTCGACGAGGTTGGCAAGCATTTCGAAGGGCTAATTGTTTGAAAGTAGGAGATGCATACAAGTTTGAGCTGATTAAGACTGGGAAAACGCCTATTGCCAAATTCCATTGTAAGTATGGTTTTTCTTCCCCGCTTTTCACTGCTCGTGTTTGCGTTCTGCCATAGCAAACTGTTTCAAATTTTCGGGCTGTTTGCTATGTCAGATAGGATTTGGAACAATTGTGTACTTGTTAAATGCTAATTTCTGTTATTCGACTTGGAATTTTTGAACCAATAGTACTAGGCACTACTTCATCTTCGTCTGCTGAGAATCCTCATTTCGTTGACACTATAAAACCGTACTGCCTGAGAAAGTCGGCCCATCTGGTAAGAGTATCCCCAAATGCAGAACTTGAACACGAGCAATAGCTTTATGCAGTATCTGAAACTTGAATGTCGTAAAACTTCTGCAGTATCTTCCGCTGGGGTTTGCAAGGTCGAATGGCCTAGTGGCTGCAGAAAAACGCGAGATGATTTTGAGAGACGATAAGGAGAGATCGTGGCCAGTAGTTCTGGGGAGAATGGGACACCACGTTGGTCTTCTGCGAGGTTGGCAAGCATTTCAGATGGCTAAAGGTCTGAAAGAAGGAGATGCATACAAGTTTGAGCTGATTAAGAGTGGGAAAAAACCCATCGCCAAATTCTATTGTAAGTGTCGTTTTTCTTCCATTTGTTTTAGCGGTTttgaaggcaaaaacttgtgttttTCTTGCACATATGGCAATGGGACCTAATGGCGATTGCAGCAGGTCCCTTTtctggagaagaagattgaaggAAGCTGTTGCAGGCATGTTCTGATTGAAACTTAAAGAGCTGGTTTTTacatcaaaaagttaattagttcttttttttttttttttttttNttttttttttttttttttattaaaaaacattctctaaatttttaaaagttgcaattaaacataTCAATATGTTATTTATGTATCAATGCCCAAGAGCCAGTTTATTCACCGGTAATAGTCAATTGTTAATGTTCTAGCGGGCATGTTCTAACGAGCAAAATCGATCACAAAGTTTACAAGtctaattgttttttttctttcatataaAGTTTGCCaacttatttaactattttctCTTAATTAAATTGTCTGTTACATTTCATTACAAATTAAAGCTCACTCCCTATAAATCAATTCATGTGTTGTTTTTGTAAAatcttataaaatatttgattgttAGGTTTTGTTATGGTGTTAACTAATTTATAGTCTTATAGATAGTTAATGGAAATAACGATTTTTTTAAAGCATACTATGTCAAGGAGTGGATATTAAAGAGTAATTTTTGTATAGGGCAAGGCAATGACTTTGCTAGTGAAATAAGTTAGGACAATGACTTTTgcttgaaaaataaattcaaaagtaTCTTATTTGAGAAGTAATAGCTGTTGATGATATGATCATGACCTTGttgggaaaaaaattgaaaatatttttactaaaagaTGAGATTTTAAAATAACCAAATTCACCCCGACAAttaaatttatgagaaaataattcaagaaatttatttgtttgtgagtacttttgtttgaaaaattaattaacatgtataatgtttttatacaatcatacagaaaaaaaaattatatacactgcaaatatagaaaaataacacaaaaatgaaattattttcgcAATTTCGATTAATACTGTATTCATCTTCGCTGCATTTTCATGGAAGCTCGACCATTATttgtcattatatataataacccTAGTTACTGAGCGTCTAATCCAATCATAGTAAAAAATCGCAGTTGTGGGCATAtataagattttattttattttatttattattattattattatttttttgtggttAAAAGGATACATGTGGTTTGAGTAAAGTAGTACAATAGTATAGATTCGGGCATATATAACGGGCTTATTTGGTTATCAACGGTTAACGTTTAGCGGTAGCgtattgtgttagcggttatcaaatagcagattgtattagcgggtttgaccagcagattgtattagcgttttgtaaaaagatgtttggtaaaattagctgtttagattagcggttaacatgtaaaatgactaaaagggtatacataatgggcttgtttggttattagcGGTTAGTAGTTAGCGGTAGCgggttgtgttagcggttatcaaatagcggattgtattagcgagtTTGACCAGCGGAGTacattagcggtttgtaaaaagatgtttggtaaaattaggtgtttagattagcggttaacatgtaaaatgaccaaaagggtatacatatatttaataatttaataataataataatgtttttaaataaaaaaaataaaaagaaaaagagatttaataatttttacaataataataataatgtttaaaaaaaaaacaaaaaaaaaaaaaaaagaagaaaaggggaGCCGCTCACAGCGGCTCCCCTAATTCCCTAAACCCTcacttatcccacatcggtgggataagtgaggaatggagccttgaggctcctataaaaggaggagcctcaaggctcccatTTTGATTTCAGGAGGCGGGCTCCTTAATTGGAGCCTGCCccctaagtttaatttttttttttattataaagtgtgaagggcgttttgggaaactCCCAAAACGCCATTGCAACTTGCTGCAGATTGCAGCGTGTTGCACtttggcggtttggagcaaatccATTGCTCCAAACCGTCACTAACCAAACATggttttcagcgttttgacaCGGCGGATCCACCAAAAATTGACGGATCTGTCATTAACCAAACAAgctcaatatatacatatatatatatatatatatttatttatttatatatatagtaataataataatgttaaaaaaaaaaatgaaagtggGGGGAGCCGCACAGTGGCTCCCTTTGTTTCCCCACTTATCCCATATCGGTGGGATAAGTGAggaatggagccttgaggctcctataaaaggagataggagcctcaaggctccattttTTCTTCATAGTTTGCCTTCCCAAAATGTCATTGCAAAATGCTGCTAATAGCAGCGATTTGCAACTTGGAGCAAATTCGCTCCAAACCACCATTAAGCAAATTCGCTGCTCCAAACCACCATTAACCAAacgtttttttcttttgattttggtcaaaacgctgaaaatgACGGATTCGCAAAAAATTGACGGATTTGCCAATAATCAAACAAGGCCAACATCTTTTTTTCTCTGTTATTAAAAGGGCACGCATGGCTTGTGTACAGTACAATAGTACACCATGGaatccaaaaaaaaactaatactaAGAAACATACATATAAGTgcatatttatacatattttttttttttgagtgatgtataaatgttaattgcttactatttttatttaaaatacatttttaaaagaaatatgttggtaaaaatacttattttttaaaaagaaattatattaggtGCATGTTTGTGACAACTTCAGTTAAATTGATCAgacaattaatttgataaccacaagatttTATGTTTCAATGAGAATTATGCATTTTTTGAGgtaattacaaaatttcaaattttaattctaGGTGTCAATTCTTCAAATAATagtttactattaaaaaaagaaaagattatacagtatatatattctttcattaTGTGGTCCTAAAACAAGTGTTAATTTAAAGAAGTTCAGGGGTTGAAGTAAAAGTACTAAAAAAACTATCCAATTTCCAAGATGAATTTCACTATCAGAGTATCAGTCCTAACTCCTATCACCTCACCACCATTCCCATTTCTGCGACACTGAGCTATCCTTCTGCCTTCCAAGTCTTTGGCAGCCATGGAAACCATTCGTCCAAAAAACCCTCACTTCATCAAGCCCATTCATGAAGGTTTCAAGAATGGCGTGGTGAGCATATCTCCCGTATGTACgtgaatttcttcatttctcTGCTGTTTTGTTCAAAGGTTGCGTCTTTTTCCATTTTCAGAACATACCCACAGCTTTCTTGGACAAGTACTTGAAAGGGCAGGGCCTAAAGTTCGCGATACTAAGAAGGGGGGATCGGAGTTGGCGCGTGAAGATCAGAGGTGGCCGGATGCTGGGCGACGGCTGGGAAAAGTTCGCGGCGGAGAATGGTTTGAATGTAGGTGAGTTTTTGGTGTTTAGACAGGAAGGAGATACGGTGGCGTTTGATGTATCGGTTTTCAACCCCAGTCAATGTGAAAGAGATTGCCCACTTCCCCCTGTCCCTCAGCCTTCCAACAACTTTTGCTCTGCTggtaaaacattttaattttctaatatcTCTTCTGGCTTAGCAAACTGTTCAATTTTCGGGTGTAACAATGGTGCACTCGTTCATTTCTGATagattgatgttttttttttgggggtcaCTGAATGGTTGAACCAATAGCACGAGGTACTACTTCAACCTCGCCCGCTGATCATCCTTACTTTGTTTCCACTATAAAACTGTACTGCCTCAAAGCGCAACGTCTGGTAAGTGTGTCCTCAAATGCAGAAGTTGaacatttttatgcattatagCTGTGAAACTTGAATGTGTTGCAAAACTTCTGCAGTATCTTCCCATGGAGTTTGCAAGGTCCAATGGCCTAGTGATAGAAGAAAAGCGCCCTATGATTTTAAGAGACGATAAAGAAAGATCGTGGCCAGTAGTTCTGGGGAGAGTAGGCGATCAATTCTGTCTTCTAGAAGGTTGGCAAGCATTTCGAATGGCTAATCTTTTGAAAGAAGGAGATGCATACAAGTTTGAGATGATTAAGATTGGGAAAAGGCCTATTGCCAAATTCCATTGTGAGTATGGTTTTTCTTCCCCGCTTTTCTCTGCTCATGTTTGCCTTCTGTTTCAAATTTTCGGGCTGTTTGCTATGTCAGATAGGATTTGGAACAATTGTGTACTTGCTAAATGTTAATTTCTGTTTTTCGACTTGGAATTTTTGAACCAATAGTACTAGGCACTACTTCGTCTGCTGAGAATCCTCATTTCGTTGCCACTATAAAACCGTACTGCCTCAGAATCTCCCAACTGGTAAGAGTATCCCCAATTGCAGAACATGAACACGAGCAATAGCTTTATGCAGTATCTTAAACTTGAATGTCATTGTAAAACTTCTGCAGGATCTTCCGCTGGGGTTTGCAAGATCGAATGGCCTAGTGGCAGAAGAAAAACGCGAGATGATTTTAAGAGACGATAAGGAGAGATCGTGGCCAGTAGTTCTGGGGACAAGGGGGAAACACGCTGCTCTTCTGCAAGGTTGGCAAGCATTTCAGATGGCAAAAGGTCTGAAAGAAGGAGATGCATACAAGTTTGAGCTGATTAAGACTGGGAAAACGCCTATTGCCAAATTCCATTGTAAGTATGGTTTTTCTTCCCCGCTTTTCACTTGCTCGTGTTTGCCTTCTGGCACAGCAAACTGTTTCAAATTTTCGGGCTGTTTGCTAGCTCAGATAGGATTTGGAACAATTGTGTACttgttaaatgttaatttcTGTTTTTCGACTTGGAATTTTTGAACCAATAGTACTAGGCACTACTTCATCTTCGTCTGCTGAGAATCCTCATTTCGTTGCCACTATAAAACCGTACTGCCTCAGAAAGCCCCAACTGGTAAGAGTATATCTCCATATGCAGAACTTGAACACGAGCAATAGCTTTATGCAGTATCTGAAACTTGAATGTCGTAAAACTTCTGTAGTATCTTCCGATTGAGTTTGCAAAGTCAAATGGCCTAGTGGCAAAAGAAAAACGTGAGATGATTTTAAGAGACGATAAGGAGAGATCGTGGCCAGTAGTTCTGGGGAGAATGGGGCGACACGTTGCTCTTATGCGAGGGTGGCAAGCATTTCAGATGGCTAAAGGTCTGAAAGAAGGAGATGCATACAAGTTTGAGCTGATTAAGACTGGGAAAAAACCCATTGCCAAATTCCATTGTAAGTGTcgtttttcttccattttttttagcGGTTTTGAAGGCGAAAACTTGTGTTTTTCTTGCACATATGGCAATGGGAGCTAATGGTGATTGCAGCAGGTCACTTTtctggagaagaagattgaatGAAGCTGTTGCAGGCATGTTCTGATTGAAACTTAAAGagatgtttttttgtttgtttgtttgtttttttttttttttttttttttttgtttgtttttttttttttttttgtttgtttttttttttttttttgtttgtttttttttttttttttgtttgtttttttttttttttttgtttgtttttttttttttttttgtttgtttttttttttttttttgtttgtttttttttttttttttgtttgtttttttttttttttttgtttgtttttttttttttttttgtttgtttttttttttttttttgtttgtttttttttttttttttgtttgtttttttttttttttttgtttgtttttttttttttttttgtttgtttttttttttttttttgtttgtttttttttttttttttgtttgtttttttttttttttttgtttgtttttttttttttttttgtttgtttttttttttttttttgtgaatccCTTATCCTAAAAGATGTTGCTTTCCTAGTGCGTTTTTGCTATGTATCTTAGAGTGTGCAGATTCTGCTAGTGGCTCTGTAATGTACAAAGTTGAAGTGATCTAAGTGAATGGATATGATAAGGTTGATAATCAAGTATTATGTTCTCTGGCTTGTAAGAACAAATTATAGTCATTAACTATTGGAAAAACAGATTAAATAAGTTCCTAAATTTTACactctatttcttttttttcttttttaaagcattctttgaatttttaaaagttgcaattaaacatatcaatatgttattttatacattaatgTCCAAGAATCAGTCATTCACGGATAATAGTGGATTATTAATGTTCCAGTGAGCAAAATTGATGACCGACaacattataatttttaaaaatttacgaGTCTTATTGTTTTTTCATATAAAGCTCATGgacttatttaactattttccCTGACCTTAATTAAATTGTCATATTACATTTCATTACAAAGTTCACTTCCTAGCAGAAATCATTCAGAtgttatatttcaaatttcagATGTTATCCTTCCAAGTTAAAggtaatcacaaaattttaaattttactatcCCGTCTATCCGTGAGAGGTGAGAGCTATATATTCTTCAAGTAATAGTTATagcttattataataataataataaaaaggatatacagaatatatatatatatatatatatattttcattatgtggTCCTAAAACAAGTGTTTCTTTCCAATTTCCAAGATGAATTCCACTAAGTACTATCAGAGTGTCAGTCCTAACTCCTATCACCTCACCACCAGTCTCATTTCTTCGACACTGAACTATGGTTCCAAGTTAAACGCACTTTCTTCCAAGTGTTTTGCAGCCATGAAAACCATTCCTCCCAAAAACCCTCACTTCTTCAAGCCAATTCATCAAGGCTTCAAGAATGGCGTGGTGAGCATATCTCCCCGTATGCATGTGGATTTCTTCATTTCTCTGCTGTTTTGTTCAAAGTTTGCATCTTTTTCCATTTTCAGAGCATACCCACAGCTTTCTTGGCCAAGTACATGAAAGGGCAGGGCCCAAAGTTTGCGATACTGAGAAGGGGGGATCGGAGTTGGCGGGTGAAGATGAGCGGCGGCCGGATTCTCGGCGACGGCTGGGAAAAGTTTGCGGCGGAGAATGGTTTGAGTGTAGGTGACGTTGTGGTGTTCAGACAGGAAGGAGATACGGTGTTTGATGTGTCAGTTTTCGAACCCAGTCTATGTGAAAGAGATTGGCCACTTCCCCATGGTGGTACAAcactttttctttctctctttctttgcATGTCTTCCCTCCCCCTCTATCACTTTCTCCTCCATATATGTCCAAAAAAAACCCTAGAAAATTATGTTTGTGCATGTGATTGAACTAATTGATCCGGGGTATGCATGGATCAACTAAGTTCGCATAAAATATAAAGGTCAaaatgataaaagaaataatctaaaaattaatgtgtgtgaatgaatgttatacACTTTATTTATGTCTCTTTTCcgttatgtttgtttttttatccGGGCTACACATGGATCAACTAAGTGTGCTTTAtaacttttgttatttttgtcaCTATTGTTACCATCACATgtatccaccatatattttcttatcttcaataataataataataatatacacattatatggCAAGAACTAGTGGTTTAGTAGTACGAAGTTGCACTTTATGGGTTCGAACTTcaatggaggcgatattgactctttaagctttagtaggttgagaaagtagttatgaacatatattgcattgtaacaaagttacaaatattcaaaaaaaatacacattatatattagttattttttaaaatataaatatcatatttataaaaatgtgttacattattattattattattattatttacaataatataaatatctaaaataaataaataaattcaagattttaatataaattactagtattgggcacctattttgcGCATCACACATAAAAAATACaagtattataataatagtggTTGAATTAATGCAAGAACATTACAAGGAATATTGTGTAATAATGAGACATGATTGTCTAGGCTAAGACATGATGGAATAGAACATTACAAGGATTTTGTAGGAATAGAGCCAggatttgtaataattaaacaattccAATATATAAAGGGAATCCTAACCAATTTGGACCTCAAGACTAGGTCAAAACCCCCACGGTGGGCCATGGGGTTGGGCCAAATCTGGCTACCCCGCCCCGGAGACAGGCTTCAAGGCAAAACGGCTATCGCCCAAGGCCGGGTCTCGGACCCGAGATTCAGCCACCCAACTCGGGTAGTCTCATTTGGTTCTCTAGTTTCTGGTCCTTCACCTTGGGCCGCTTACCGCCGGGTATTCTATCTTCGGTTCGAACCACCTTCTTGGTTCTGATCGCCTATCTTGGGTTCCGAATCCCCATTCTTGGGCCGTATTCAATATCTCCATTAGCATGTATATACAACCTATTTTGAAATGGTTAAGttgttcttaattaattaattaataatactcAGTAATAATTGTTGTTATTTATGCGTGTATAACATTCAGTATAAATGAAATATTGACGTCTTTTTTACAGCGTAATACTTATTTCATTTCTTACTGAAGTCTATTTTTCCAACGATTTTAGGAACCATGATTCTTTCACTGTAGTTTTGTAAGTCTATGTTGTTATGCTGTGCGTCCCCATGATTTATTGTGACAAAAGCTGTTCCCGTTCTTCTTCTGGCTTAGCAAACTGTTCAATTTTTGGGTGTAACAATGGTGCACTTAGCTTGTTAATTTCTGtaagattgatttttttttttttccttttggtcTCTGAACGGTACGGTTGAACCAATAGCACGAGATACTACTTCAACCTCGCCCGCCGATCATCCTTACTT from Ipomoea triloba cultivar NCNSP0323 chromosome 7, ASM357664v1 encodes:
- the LOC116026096 gene encoding B3 domain-containing protein REM17-like; this translates as MLISVIRLGIFEPIVLGTTSSSSAENPHFVDTIKPYCLRKSAHLYLPLGFARSNGLVAAEKREMILRDDKERSWPVVLGRMGHHVGLLRGWQAFQMAKGLKEGDAYKFELIKSGKKPIAKFYCPFSGEED
- the LOC116025451 gene encoding B3 domain-containing protein REM10-like, producing METIRPKNPHFIKPIHQGFKNGVVSTYISPYVCGFLHFSAVSFKGFAFFHFQNIPTAFLDKYLKGQGLKLAILRRGDKSWRVKIRGGRMVGDGWEKFAAENGLNVGEFLVFRQEGDTVVFDVSVFNPTRCERDCPLPHGGCPLPQPSNNLCSDARDTTSTPPAGHPYFVSTIKPYCLNMQHLYLPMEFARSNGLVTAEKREMILRDDKERSWSVVVGREGHQFSLRRGWQAFRRANCLKVGDAYKFELIKTGKTPIAKFHLLGTTSSSSAENPHFVDTIKPYCLRKSAHLYLPLGFARSNGLVAAEKREMILRDDKERSWPVVLGRMGHHVGLLRGWQAFQMAKGLKEGDAYKFELIKSGKKPIAKFYSVLKAKTCVFLAHMAMGPNGDCSRSLFWRRRLKEAVAGMVEPIARDTTSTPPAGHPYFVSTIKPYCLNMQHLVRVSSNAEVEHIWATCLCIIAVNLECVAKLLQYLPMEFARSNGLVTAEKREMILRDDKERSWSVVVGREGHQFSLRRGWQAFRRANCLKVGDAYKFELIKTGKTPIAKFHLLGTTSSAENPHFVATIKPYCLRISQLDLPLGFARSNGLVAEEKREMILRDDKERSWPVVLGTRGKHAALLQGWQAFQMAKGLKEGDAYKFELIKTGKTPIAKFHLLGTTSSSSAENPHFVATIKPYCLRKPQLYLPIEFAKSNGLVAKEKREMILRDDKERSWPVVLGRMGRHVALMRGWQAFQMAKGLKEGDAYKFELIKTGKKPIAKFHSVLKAKTCVFLAHMAMGANGDCSRSLFWRRRLNEAVAGMF